The following coding sequences are from one Shewanella putrefaciens window:
- a CDS encoding argininosuccinate synthase, translating to MSIENKNTGVKKVVLAYSGGLDTSAIIPWLKENYDNCEIIAFCADVGQGEEELVGLTEKALASGASECHIVDLKEEFVKDYIYPTMATGAIYEGTYLLGTSMARPIIAKAQVEVARKVGADALCHGCTGKGNDQVRFEGCFAALAPDLKVIAPWREWTMQSREDLLDYLAERNIKTSASATKIYSRDANAFHISHEGGELEDPWNEPSKGVWTLTADPEDAPNQPEYVSLEVENGRVTKVNGEALTPYAVLMKLNAIAAPHGVGRIDITENRLVGMKSRGCYETPGGTVMFAALRAIEELVLDKTSRTWREQVGAQMAHLVYDGRWFTPLCKSLLAASESLAESVNGEVVVKLYKGHAIAVKKRSPNSLYSEAFATFGEDQVYDQKHAEGFIRLYSLASRIRALNAK from the coding sequence ATGTCTATCGAGAACAAAAATACTGGCGTGAAAAAAGTGGTTTTAGCCTATTCAGGTGGTCTAGATACCTCGGCCATTATTCCTTGGTTAAAAGAAAACTACGATAACTGTGAAATCATCGCATTCTGCGCCGACGTTGGCCAAGGTGAAGAAGAGCTCGTTGGCTTGACTGAAAAAGCCTTAGCCTCTGGCGCATCAGAATGCCATATCGTCGATCTGAAAGAAGAATTTGTTAAAGACTATATCTACCCAACTATGGCAACGGGTGCGATTTACGAAGGCACTTATTTACTCGGTACGTCAATGGCGCGTCCAATCATCGCTAAGGCGCAGGTTGAAGTGGCCCGTAAAGTGGGCGCCGATGCCCTGTGCCACGGTTGTACCGGTAAGGGTAACGACCAAGTGCGTTTCGAAGGTTGCTTTGCCGCATTAGCACCTGATTTAAAAGTGATTGCCCCATGGCGTGAATGGACTATGCAGAGCCGTGAGGATCTGTTGGACTATTTAGCCGAGCGCAATATCAAGACGTCAGCATCAGCGACTAAAATCTATAGCCGTGATGCTAACGCCTTCCATATTTCCCATGAAGGCGGTGAGTTAGAAGATCCATGGAACGAGCCAAGTAAAGGTGTGTGGACACTGACTGCCGATCCAGAAGATGCGCCGAACCAACCAGAATACGTGTCACTCGAAGTCGAAAATGGTCGTGTGACTAAAGTAAACGGCGAAGCATTAACGCCGTACGCTGTGCTGATGAAACTGAATGCCATTGCAGCACCCCACGGCGTGGGTCGTATCGATATTACCGAAAACCGTTTAGTGGGTATGAAGTCTCGTGGTTGTTACGAAACACCAGGCGGCACAGTAATGTTCGCGGCGCTGCGCGCGATTGAAGAGTTAGTACTGGATAAAACCAGCCGTACTTGGCGTGAGCAGGTTGGCGCACAAATGGCGCATCTAGTGTATGACGGACGTTGGTTCACGCCGCTGTGTAAGTCTCTGCTGGCAGCATCTGAGTCATTAGCCGAGTCTGTTAACGGTGAAGTCGTGGTTAAACTCTACAAAGGTCATGCGATTGCCGTTAAGAAGCGCTCGCCAAACAGTCTGTACTCTGAAGCGTTTGCGACCTTCGGTGAAGACCAAGTGTACGATCAAAAACACGCAGAAGGCTTTATCCGCCTGTACTCACTAGCGAGCCGCATCCGCGCGCTCAACGCTAAGTAA
- the argH gene encoding argininosuccinate lyase: protein MALWGGRFQGETSALFKLFNDSLPVDYRLFEQDVVGSIAWADAIASVGIITATECSDLKKALNDLLVEVQGDPAIILASGAEDIHSFVESALIAKVGDLGKKLHTGRSRNDQVATDLKLWCQSEGKALLARLQGLHAELLALAEREFDAVMPGYTHLQRAQPVTFGHWCLAYVEMTERDISRLADALTRANTCPLGSGALAGTAYKMDRHALAAALNFSSPTLNSLDSVSDRDHVVELCSTASISMMHLSRMAEDLIFFNSGEANFISLSDEVTSGSSLMPQKKNPDALELIRGKTGRVYGSLVGILTTMKALPLAYNKDMQEDKEGLFDVVDSWAICLDMAVLVLSGLKVNRPNALLAAQQGYANSTELADYLVSKGMPFREAHHVVGEVVVAAIAKQIPLEDFSLAELKTFAAIIEEDVYPNLTIEACLAKRDVLGGTALPQIQQAIAAKKAR from the coding sequence ATGGCTTTATGGGGTGGAAGATTTCAAGGCGAAACTAGCGCGCTATTTAAATTATTCAACGATTCACTGCCAGTGGATTACCGTTTGTTTGAGCAAGATGTGGTCGGCTCTATTGCTTGGGCGGATGCGATTGCCAGCGTGGGTATTATCACCGCAACTGAATGCAGTGACTTGAAAAAAGCACTCAATGACTTGCTGGTGGAAGTGCAGGGCGATCCAGCGATTATTCTCGCCTCGGGCGCCGAAGATATTCACAGTTTCGTCGAGTCAGCTTTGATTGCTAAAGTGGGCGATCTCGGTAAAAAACTGCACACTGGCCGTAGCCGTAACGATCAAGTTGCCACCGATTTAAAGCTTTGGTGTCAATCCGAAGGCAAAGCATTACTCGCGCGCCTTCAAGGCTTACATGCTGAATTACTGGCGTTGGCTGAGCGTGAATTTGATGCGGTAATGCCCGGTTACACTCACTTGCAGCGCGCGCAACCTGTGACATTTGGTCACTGGTGTTTGGCCTATGTGGAAATGACTGAGCGGGATATCAGCCGTTTAGCCGATGCGTTAACTCGCGCGAATACTTGCCCATTAGGTTCGGGTGCCCTTGCTGGCACAGCCTACAAAATGGATCGACATGCACTGGCTGCAGCGTTGAACTTTTCTTCGCCAACGCTGAATAGCTTAGATAGCGTATCAGACAGAGATCACGTGGTAGAGCTTTGTTCAACCGCCTCAATCAGCATGATGCACTTAAGCCGTATGGCTGAAGATTTGATTTTCTTTAACTCAGGTGAAGCGAACTTTATTTCCCTGAGTGATGAAGTGACCTCGGGTTCATCCCTGATGCCACAGAAGAAAAATCCAGACGCATTAGAGCTTATCCGTGGTAAAACCGGCCGGGTTTATGGCAGCTTAGTGGGCATTCTCACTACGATGAAAGCGCTGCCTTTGGCGTACAATAAAGATATGCAGGAAGATAAAGAAGGCCTGTTTGATGTGGTCGATAGCTGGGCAATTTGCCTCGATATGGCGGTGTTAGTGTTATCTGGCTTGAAGGTTAATCGTCCTAATGCGCTGTTAGCCGCGCAGCAAGGTTATGCCAACTCTACTGAATTGGCCGATTATCTAGTATCTAAAGGTATGCCTTTTAGAGAGGCGCATCACGTAGTGGGTGAAGTCGTCGTAGCAGCGATAGCGAAGCAAATTCCGCTCGAGGATTTCTCCTTGGCCGAATTAAAAACTTTTGCCGCTATCATTGAGGAGGATGTCTATCCCAACCTGACTATTGAAGCCTGTTTGGCGAAACGCGATGTACTCGGCGGTACTGCTTTGCCACAAATTCAACAGGCTATTGCTGCCAAGAAAGCACGCTAA